In Leptodesmis sichuanensis A121, the following are encoded in one genomic region:
- a CDS encoding anthranilate synthase component I family protein yields the protein MIFPDFSQFSALAREGNFVPVYQEWVADLDTPVSAWYRVCAGQPYSFLLESVEGGERIGRYSLLGCDPLWVLEARGNTATQTYRDGSTQVFTGDPFAALAQCLEPYHPVKLPQLPPGIGGLFGFWGYELIHWIEPRVPIYPATAEDLPDGLWMQVDNLLIFDQVKRKVWAIAYADLRDPNIDLQAAYQQACDRVSQLVDKLQSPLSEQARLLAWHPPSSPHSPVSSLPPSYTSNFTPENFCAAVEKAKGHIRAGDIFQVVISQQLSAEYSGDPFALYRSLRLINPSPYMAYFHFGNWQIIGSSPEVMVKAERGRNPDDPLIATVRPIAGTRRRGQTAAEDEALASDLLQDPKEIAEHVMLVDLGRNDLGRVCMNGTVKVDELMVIERYSHVMHIVSNVIGQLAPGKTAWDLLKACFPAGTVSGAPKIRAMEIIHDLEPCRRGPYSGAYGFYDFEGQLNTAIAIRTMVVRRQPNGQHRVSVQAGAGLVADSVPEKEYEETLNKARGLLEAIRCLGE from the coding sequence ATGATTTTTCCTGATTTTTCTCAGTTCTCTGCCCTGGCGCGTGAAGGAAACTTTGTTCCGGTATATCAGGAATGGGTTGCTGATCTGGATACTCCCGTTTCCGCCTGGTATCGCGTCTGTGCCGGACAACCCTACAGTTTTTTGCTGGAATCCGTAGAAGGGGGAGAACGCATCGGGCGCTATAGCTTACTGGGGTGTGATCCGCTCTGGGTACTGGAAGCCAGAGGCAATACGGCCACTCAAACCTATCGAGATGGTTCCACACAAGTCTTTACTGGCGATCCATTTGCAGCCCTTGCTCAGTGCCTGGAACCTTATCATCCTGTTAAGCTGCCGCAATTACCCCCAGGAATCGGTGGCCTCTTTGGTTTTTGGGGCTATGAATTGATTCATTGGATTGAACCCCGCGTTCCCATCTATCCCGCCACTGCAGAGGATTTACCCGATGGCCTGTGGATGCAGGTGGATAATTTGTTGATTTTTGATCAGGTTAAACGCAAAGTCTGGGCGATCGCCTACGCTGACCTGCGCGATCCCAACATTGATTTGCAAGCCGCCTATCAGCAAGCCTGCGATCGCGTCTCCCAACTCGTCGATAAACTGCAATCGCCTCTCTCCGAACAAGCCCGCCTCTTAGCATGGCACCCCCCCTCATCCCCCCACTCCCCTGTTTCCTCCCTCCCGCCCTCCTACACCAGCAACTTCACCCCTGAAAACTTCTGTGCTGCCGTTGAAAAAGCCAAAGGCCACATCCGGGCAGGCGATATTTTTCAGGTGGTGATCTCTCAACAGTTGTCAGCCGAGTACAGCGGCGATCCCTTTGCTTTGTACCGATCGCTCAGGTTGATTAATCCCTCGCCTTACATGGCCTATTTCCATTTCGGCAACTGGCAGATCATTGGTTCCAGTCCGGAGGTGATGGTGAAAGCCGAGCGGGGACGCAACCCAGATGATCCATTGATTGCGACGGTGCGGCCCATTGCGGGTACTCGTCGTCGAGGACAGACAGCCGCTGAAGATGAGGCATTGGCCAGTGACCTGCTCCAGGATCCGAAGGAAATTGCCGAACACGTTATGCTGGTTGACCTGGGCCGGAATGACCTGGGCCGGGTCTGTATGAATGGCACAGTGAAGGTCGATGAGTTAATGGTGATTGAGCGCTACTCTCATGTGATGCACATTGTCAGTAATGTGATTGGTCAACTGGCTCCGGGTAAAACGGCCTGGGATTTACTGAAAGCCTGTTTTCCAGCGGGAACGGTAAGCGGTGCGCCTAAAATTCGGGCCATGGAGATCATTCACGATCTGGAACCCTGTCGTCGCGGGCCGTACTCCGGTGCCTATGGGTTCTATGACTTTGAGGGGCAGTTGAATACCGCGATCGCCATCCGTACCATGGTCGTACGTCGCCAACCCAATGGTCAGCATCGAGTGAGTGTACAAGCAGGAGCCGGACTGGTGGCCGATTCAGTCCCCGAAAAAGAGTATGAAGAAACCCTCAACAAAGCCAGAGGTTTACTGGAAGCGATTCGGTGCTTGGGCGAATAG
- a CDS encoding pre-16S rRNA-processing nuclease YqgF, translating to MPTSPPDQPVILGFDPGRSKCGLAVVGVDRIIRYQDVVNSADAIATIQELQRKFPISLIVMGDQTTARDWRQKLDTDLLEPMRVIMVDERNSSLEARDRYWQMYPATGLMQLIPQSFRTIPRPIDDIVAILLIERYLERLIA from the coding sequence ATGCCCACTTCTCCTCCCGATCAACCCGTCATTTTGGGTTTTGACCCAGGCCGCTCTAAGTGTGGTCTGGCTGTTGTTGGTGTTGATCGCATCATTCGCTATCAGGACGTGGTGAACTCTGCCGATGCAATCGCCACCATTCAAGAGTTGCAACGCAAGTTTCCCATTTCCTTAATCGTGATGGGGGATCAAACCACGGCGCGAGATTGGCGGCAAAAGTTAGATACCGATCTACTAGAACCGATGCGGGTCATAATGGTGGATGAGCGTAACAGTAGCCTGGAAGCTCGCGATCGCTACTGGCAAATGTATCCTGCCACGGGCCTGATGCAACTGATTCCCCAATCCTTTCGCACGATCCCCAGGCCGATCGATGATATCGTCGCCATCCTCCTCATTGAGCGCTACCTGGAACGCTTAATTGCTTAG
- a CDS encoding RNA recognition motif domain-containing protein, producing MTIYVGNLSFQAEEEDIREVFAEYGKVSRVSLPTDRETGRKRGFAFVDMENETEEDAAIAELDGAEWLGRELKVNKAKPREGGGGRGNGMGR from the coding sequence GTGACTATTTACGTTGGCAATCTGTCATTTCAGGCAGAGGAAGAAGATATCCGGGAAGTCTTTGCCGAATATGGCAAAGTCAGTCGCGTTAGTTTACCGACCGACCGCGAAACCGGAAGAAAGCGCGGCTTTGCTTTCGTTGACATGGAAAATGAAACTGAAGAGGATGCCGCGATCGCCGAACTGGATGGTGCGGAATGGCTTGGTCGGGAGCTAAAAGTGAACAAAGCCAAACCCCGGGAAGGTGGGGGTGGTCGTGGCAATGGCATGGGGCGCTAG
- a CDS encoding 4-hydroxy-3-methylbut-2-enyl diphosphate reductase gives MDTKAFKRSLNSSQNYHRKGFGHDAEVSDQMQSEYQSGLIQQIRDNNFTLTRGEVTIRLAEAFGFCWGVERAVAMAYETRTHFPKERIWITNEIIHNPSVNQRLREMDVNFIVVKNGQKDFSVVESGDVVILPAFGASVQEMQYLNDQGCTIVDTTCPWVSKVWNTVEKHKKGSFTSIIHGKYNHEETIATSSFAGTYLIVLNLKEAEYVADYILNGGDRDEFMAKFQKACSAGFDPDRDLERIGIANQTTMLKGETEQIGKLLEHTMMRKYGPDQLNQHFLSFNTICDATQERQDAMLGLVEEPLDLMVVIGGYNSSNTTHLQEIAIERGIPSYHIDSAARLGPGNRVQHKPLNQDLEVTENWLPDGPVTIGVTSGASTPDKVVEAVLEKIFELKACPVLN, from the coding sequence ATGGATACCAAGGCTTTCAAGCGATCGCTGAACAGTTCTCAAAACTATCACCGCAAGGGGTTTGGGCATGATGCCGAAGTGTCCGACCAGATGCAGTCGGAATACCAGAGTGGCTTAATTCAACAAATTCGGGACAACAACTTTACCCTCACACGAGGAGAGGTAACCATCCGACTGGCAGAAGCATTTGGGTTTTGCTGGGGAGTGGAGCGGGCTGTGGCCATGGCCTACGAAACCCGCACCCATTTTCCTAAAGAACGCATTTGGATTACCAATGAAATTATTCACAACCCATCGGTGAATCAACGACTGCGGGAGATGGACGTGAATTTTATTGTCGTTAAAAATGGACAAAAGGATTTTTCCGTTGTTGAGAGTGGGGATGTGGTGATCCTGCCTGCCTTTGGAGCCAGTGTGCAGGAAATGCAATATCTCAACGACCAAGGCTGCACGATCGTGGATACTACCTGTCCCTGGGTTTCCAAAGTCTGGAACACGGTGGAGAAGCACAAGAAAGGTAGCTTTACCTCGATCATTCATGGCAAGTACAACCATGAAGAAACGATCGCCACCAGTTCTTTTGCAGGCACATACCTGATTGTGTTGAACCTGAAAGAAGCAGAATATGTCGCCGATTACATCCTGAATGGGGGCGATCGGGATGAGTTCATGGCGAAATTTCAGAAAGCCTGTTCCGCTGGCTTTGATCCCGATCGGGATCTGGAGCGCATCGGGATCGCCAACCAGACTACAATGCTGAAGGGCGAGACGGAGCAGATTGGTAAACTGCTGGAACATACCATGATGCGGAAGTATGGCCCCGATCAGCTAAACCAGCATTTCCTCAGCTTTAACACCATTTGCGATGCCACTCAGGAACGCCAGGATGCTATGTTGGGCTTAGTCGAAGAGCCATTGGATCTGATGGTCGTGATCGGTGGCTATAACTCATCAAATACCACCCATTTGCAGGAGATTGCGATCGAGCGGGGCATTCCGTCCTACCACATTGATAGCGCTGCTCGCTTGGGACCGGGAAATCGGGTTCAACACAAACCCCTGAATCAGGATTTAGAGGTGACTGAGAACTGGCTTCCCGATGGCCCAGTTACCATTGGGGTCACGTCCGGGGCTTCCACTCCCGATAAAGTGGTCGAAGCAGTGCTGGAGAAAATCTTTGAACTGAAGGCTTGTCCCGTCCTGAATTAG
- a CDS encoding YtxH domain-containing protein produces MSNNRSGAFLGGLLLGATIGTIAGILMAPRAGRETRQLLKKSADALPELAEDLSTSVQLQADRLSETAIKNWDSTLGRLKEAIAAGLEATQREQELLDEAEADLSVNASPAAHDNLL; encoded by the coding sequence ATGTCAAACAATCGTTCTGGAGCTTTTTTGGGGGGGTTGCTGTTAGGCGCTACGATCGGCACGATCGCTGGAATTTTAATGGCTCCCCGGGCTGGCCGCGAAACCCGCCAGTTGTTGAAAAAGTCAGCCGATGCCCTCCCGGAACTGGCTGAGGATTTGTCAACCAGTGTGCAACTCCAGGCCGATCGCCTCTCAGAAACAGCGATTAAAAATTGGGACAGCACGCTAGGGCGGCTAAAAGAAGCCATCGCTGCCGGGCTGGAAGCCACTCAACGGGAGCAGGAACTGCTGGATGAAGCCGAGGCTGACCTGTCTGTCAATGCATCACCCGCTGCCCACGATAACTTGCTCTAG
- the ylqF gene encoding ribosome biogenesis GTPase YlqF, translated as MTSPPIQWYPGHIAKAEKALQEQLKKVDVVLEVRDARIPLATQHPQVKQWIGSKERVLVLNRMDMISELARQQWGNWFRQQGEAPYYTDAQHGKGIEAVIKAAQAVGAKVNQRRHDRGMLPRPVRAVVVGFPNVGKSALINRLLKRRVVDSARRPGVTRQLRWIRISDQIELLDAPGVLPSKLADQDAALKLAICDDIGEAAYDNQRVAATLVDLLTDLQVASALETRYTWPVGDRTGEAYLHSLAEERYQGDVERTARQLLNDFRVGQLGTIALELPPQPVEE; from the coding sequence ATGACTTCTCCTCCAATTCAATGGTATCCCGGCCACATTGCCAAAGCTGAAAAGGCTCTTCAGGAGCAGTTGAAAAAAGTGGATGTGGTGCTGGAAGTGCGGGATGCCCGGATTCCATTAGCCACTCAGCATCCCCAGGTGAAGCAGTGGATTGGCAGCAAGGAGCGCGTGCTGGTGCTGAACCGGATGGATATGATTTCGGAACTGGCGCGGCAACAGTGGGGGAACTGGTTTCGGCAACAGGGAGAAGCGCCTTACTACACAGATGCTCAACATGGGAAGGGGATTGAGGCTGTGATCAAAGCGGCTCAGGCAGTGGGTGCAAAAGTGAATCAACGGCGGCACGATCGCGGTATGCTCCCTCGTCCTGTCCGAGCCGTCGTCGTGGGGTTTCCTAATGTTGGCAAATCAGCGTTGATTAACCGCTTGCTGAAACGACGAGTAGTAGATAGTGCCCGTCGTCCTGGCGTCACCCGGCAACTGCGCTGGATTCGCATCTCTGACCAGATTGAATTATTGGATGCTCCCGGTGTGCTGCCCTCGAAGCTGGCCGATCAGGATGCCGCCCTCAAACTGGCCATCTGTGACGACATTGGAGAAGCCGCCTACGACAATCAACGAGTGGCTGCCACGCTGGTGGATCTGTTGACCGATTTGCAGGTAGCTTCTGCCCTGGAAACTCGCTATACCTGGCCTGTCGGCGATCGCACCGGAGAAGCCTACTTGCATTCCCTGGCAGAAGAACGCTATCAGGGAGACGTAGAACGAACAGCCCGCCAACTCTTGAATGACTTTAGAGTCGGGCAATTGGGCACGATCGCCCTGGAACTACCACCTCAGCCAGTGGAAGAGTAA
- a CDS encoding NnrU family protein encodes MSFHWLTASHFIILGLLLVFAIAHSGLAALRPWGEKRIGPRLYRVLFALVSLPLATVLIIYFFNHRYDGLQLWQVQGVPGVQPLVWILSVISFLFLYPATFNLLEIAAIQKPQVHLYETGIIRITRHPQMVGQIIWCIAHTLWLGTTFMIVTSVGLVLHHLFGVWHGDRRLSSRYGEAFAAVKARTSVIPFLAIAQGRQSLKLQEFLRPAYLGVAGFVLLFWWAHPLLIQATASVHW; translated from the coding sequence ATGTCCTTTCATTGGTTAACTGCCAGTCACTTCATCATCCTGGGGCTGCTGCTTGTGTTTGCGATCGCCCACAGTGGTCTCGCGGCCCTGCGTCCCTGGGGTGAGAAACGAATTGGCCCCCGACTCTATCGGGTCTTATTTGCCCTGGTCAGTCTGCCTTTAGCAACAGTGCTCATCATTTACTTCTTCAACCATCGATATGATGGGCTGCAACTCTGGCAGGTGCAGGGGGTTCCAGGTGTGCAACCATTGGTCTGGATCTTGTCGGTCATTTCCTTTCTGTTTCTCTACCCAGCGACCTTTAATTTGCTAGAAATTGCCGCCATCCAAAAACCCCAGGTGCATCTGTATGAGACGGGCATTATTCGCATTACTCGTCATCCCCAGATGGTGGGTCAGATTATCTGGTGTATTGCCCATACGCTCTGGTTGGGCACCACGTTCATGATCGTCACTTCAGTGGGACTGGTGTTGCATCACTTGTTTGGCGTGTGGCATGGCGATCGTCGCCTCTCATCTCGCTACGGGGAAGCCTTTGCCGCTGTCAAAGCCCGCACATCAGTCATTCCGTTTCTGGCCATTGCTCAGGGACGACAATCATTGAAGTTGCAAGAGTTTTTGCGTCCTGCCTATTTAGGAGTAGCCGGATTTGTTTTATTGTTTTGGTGGGCACATCCACTATTAATTCAAGCAACAGCCAGCGTTCACTGGTAG
- a CDS encoding thioredoxin family protein yields MGDLTFEKEILESTSPVLVHFGAPWCGPCRMIEPLLARFQAECGSPLKLIRINADENIKLTSHYRITTLPTLLFFEKGELLHRMEGMHKREVLWGELAKWVPSFLRVSSSTK; encoded by the coding sequence ATGGGCGATTTAACATTTGAGAAAGAAATTTTAGAGTCCACCAGTCCTGTTTTAGTTCACTTTGGTGCGCCCTGGTGTGGGCCTTGCCGCATGATTGAGCCGTTGCTTGCTCGGTTCCAAGCAGAATGCGGCAGTCCGCTGAAACTGATTCGAATTAATGCCGACGAAAACATCAAATTAACCAGCCATTATCGAATTACCACCCTACCCACTCTCCTTTTCTTTGAAAAAGGAGAACTGTTGCACCGGATGGAAGGTATGCACAAGCGAGAAGTGCTTTGGGGAGAACTGGCCAAATGGGTTCCCAGTTTTCTGCGGGTCTCCAGTTCTACCAAGTAG
- a CDS encoding NAD(P)H-quinone oxidoreductase subunit 5, protein MEMLYQYAWLIPVLPLLAAALIGIGLISFSKLTNSLRRLSAIFVVSVMGFAMVLSFAIFWNQFQGHAPYTQMIEWAAAGDFHLSMGYVIDNLSALMLVIVTTVAFLVMIYTDGYMAHDPGYVRFYAYLSLFSSSMLGLVISPNLVQVYIFWELVGMCSYLLIGFWYDRKAAADAAQKAFVTNRVGDFGLLLGILGLYWATHSFDFGEIGERLQQLVESGALSGAMAALFAVLVFLGPVAKSAQLPLHVWLPDAMEGPTPISALIHAATMVAAGVFLIARMFPVFEEIPTAMNVIAWTGACTAFVGATTAITQNDIKKGLAYSTMSQLGYMVMAMGVGGYTAGMFHLMTHAYFKAMLFLGSGSVIHGMEGVVGHDPAYAQDMRMMGGLRKYMPITAVTFFIGVLAISGIPPFAGFWSKDEILGLTFAANPTLWLIGWVTAGITAFYMFRMYFTTFEGTFRGKDATVANQIKAEQLQAAGLAFGPGAMNPQELLVDPIADSHAAHDDHGSHGHSSTPHESALSMTVPLILLAIPSMLIGLVGTPFHNYFEAFIHPPGEVVEALQPGFHSLPAEELNEFLVMAGNSVGISLIGITLASLMYLRHKIDPAAIAEKIPALYQLSKNKWYFDDVYDAVFVQGSRRLARQVLEVDYKVVDGVVNLTGLITLLTGEGLKYLENGRAQFYALIVFAAVLGLVIFSGVTS, encoded by the coding sequence ATGGAAATGTTATATCAATACGCCTGGCTAATCCCTGTACTGCCCCTATTGGCGGCTGCACTGATTGGCATAGGTTTGATCTCCTTCAGTAAGCTGACGAACAGCCTGCGAAGACTGTCGGCTATTTTCGTCGTTTCAGTGATGGGATTTGCGATGGTGCTCTCCTTTGCCATCTTCTGGAACCAGTTCCAGGGACACGCCCCTTACACTCAAATGATTGAGTGGGCAGCGGCAGGAGATTTCCACCTCAGTATGGGGTATGTCATCGATAATCTGTCTGCTCTGATGCTGGTGATTGTGACCACCGTAGCGTTTCTGGTCATGATCTACACCGACGGCTACATGGCACATGATCCTGGCTACGTTCGCTTTTATGCTTACTTGAGTCTGTTTAGTTCCTCCATGTTGGGACTGGTGATTAGCCCCAATCTGGTTCAGGTCTATATTTTTTGGGAACTGGTGGGGATGTGCTCCTACCTGCTGATCGGCTTCTGGTATGACCGAAAAGCTGCCGCTGATGCCGCCCAGAAAGCGTTTGTTACCAACCGGGTGGGTGACTTTGGTTTGTTATTAGGGATCCTTGGACTTTACTGGGCAACCCATAGTTTTGATTTCGGCGAGATCGGAGAACGGCTCCAGCAACTGGTCGAATCCGGTGCTTTAAGTGGCGCAATGGCCGCTTTGTTTGCGGTGTTAGTATTCCTGGGGCCAGTCGCCAAATCTGCTCAGCTTCCCCTGCACGTCTGGTTGCCAGACGCGATGGAAGGCCCCACTCCCATTTCTGCTCTGATTCACGCGGCAACGATGGTGGCAGCGGGGGTATTTTTGATTGCCCGCATGTTCCCGGTGTTTGAAGAAATCCCGACGGCCATGAATGTGATTGCCTGGACGGGAGCCTGCACCGCTTTTGTAGGAGCAACCACAGCCATTACCCAAAACGATATTAAGAAAGGGCTGGCTTACTCCACGATGTCCCAGTTGGGGTACATGGTGATGGCTATGGGGGTAGGCGGATACACTGCCGGAATGTTCCACCTGATGACCCATGCCTACTTTAAAGCCATGTTGTTCCTGGGTTCCGGTTCCGTTATCCACGGTATGGAAGGGGTCGTCGGTCATGATCCGGCTTACGCGCAGGATATGCGGATGATGGGTGGCTTGCGGAAGTATATGCCGATTACCGCCGTAACCTTTTTCATTGGCGTGTTGGCGATTTCCGGGATTCCGCCCTTCGCCGGATTCTGGTCAAAGGATGAAATCCTGGGATTAACCTTTGCGGCCAATCCCACTCTCTGGTTGATTGGCTGGGTAACGGCTGGGATCACGGCCTTCTATATGTTCCGGATGTATTTCACCACCTTTGAAGGAACATTCCGGGGCAAGGATGCGACTGTTGCGAATCAGATCAAGGCCGAACAACTGCAGGCGGCTGGTCTTGCTTTTGGCCCAGGTGCGATGAATCCCCAGGAATTGCTGGTGGATCCGATCGCAGACAGCCATGCTGCTCACGACGATCACGGGTCACATGGTCATAGCAGCACTCCCCATGAATCTGCACTGTCCATGACCGTGCCCCTGATTCTTCTGGCAATTCCTTCGATGCTGATTGGGCTGGTCGGGACCCCCTTCCACAATTACTTTGAAGCCTTTATTCATCCTCCAGGGGAAGTGGTTGAGGCGTTGCAGCCTGGATTCCACAGCCTCCCTGCCGAGGAACTGAATGAGTTTCTGGTGATGGCTGGTAACTCGGTGGGTATCAGCCTGATCGGGATTACCCTGGCCTCGCTGATGTATCTGCGGCACAAAATTGACCCAGCAGCGATCGCTGAGAAAATCCCGGCTCTGTATCAACTGTCTAAGAACAAGTGGTACTTCGATGACGTTTACGATGCGGTATTCGTCCAGGGAAGCCGCCGCTTGGCTCGCCAGGTACTGGAAGTAGACTACAAGGTGGTGGATGGAGTGGTGAACCTGACCGGGTTGATTACTCTGCTCACAGGGGAAGGTCTGAAATACCTTGAAAATGGCCGCGCTCAATTCTATGCCCTGATTGTGTTTGCAGCCGTCTTGGGCCTGGTGATCTTCTCTGGCGTAACGTCCTAA